One genomic region from Bacillus aquiflavi encodes:
- a CDS encoding thymidylate synthase, which produces MKQYLDLCRHVLTNGIVKDDRTGTGTVSTFGYQMRFNLQEGFPLITTKKLHLKSIIYELLWFLKGDTNVRYLQEKGVRIWNEWADEQGELGPVYGHQWRSWTGADGQTIDQISQLLEQIKHTPNSRRLIVNAWNVAEIDQMALAPCHCMFQFYVADGKLSCQLYQRSADVFLGVPFNIASYALLTLMIAQVCDLEPGEFVHTFGDVHIYKNHIDQVKLQLTREPRNLPQMRLNPDVKDLFAFQYEDFELVHYNPHPHIKGKVSV; this is translated from the coding sequence ATGAAGCAATATTTAGACCTATGTAGACATGTGTTAACGAATGGAATTGTGAAAGATGATCGAACAGGTACGGGCACTGTAAGTACATTCGGATATCAAATGAGATTTAATTTGCAGGAAGGTTTTCCTCTCATAACAACGAAAAAGCTTCATCTCAAATCGATTATTTATGAGCTGCTTTGGTTTTTAAAGGGCGATACAAATGTACGTTATCTTCAAGAAAAGGGCGTTCGAATTTGGAATGAATGGGCTGATGAACAAGGAGAGCTAGGACCGGTGTATGGTCATCAATGGCGTTCATGGACTGGAGCTGATGGACAAACGATTGACCAAATAAGTCAATTACTTGAGCAAATTAAGCATACTCCTAATTCGCGCCGCTTAATTGTAAATGCATGGAATGTAGCGGAAATCGATCAAATGGCATTGGCTCCATGCCATTGTATGTTTCAATTCTATGTTGCGGACGGAAAGCTCTCATGTCAATTGTATCAGCGTTCTGCAGACGTATTTTTAGGTGTGCCATTTAATATTGCCTCTTATGCACTGTTAACGTTAATGATTGCTCAAGTGTGCGATTTAGAGCCGGGAGAGTTTGTGCATACGTTCGGTGATGTTCATATATATAAAAACCATATTGATCAAGTGAAGCTACAATTAACGAGGGAACCGAGAAATCTACCACAAATGCGGTTAAATCCGGATGTAAAGGACTTATTTGCTTTTCAGTATGAAGATTTTGAGCTCGTTCATTATAACCCTCATCCACATATAAAAGGGAAGGTGAGCGTATGA
- a CDS encoding anthrax toxin lethal factor-related metalloendopeptidase, which yields MVKRIMMFIFSITPLFMFQSSQPSYQSIPLKHYASDSSFRQLMFLHSFDLLGDIIVLPNEPFDHVEAASIITRVDRLPESMLLKLREKEIKMKLFEGKLTDNPTVKHLRGQTPRGYEKIGTKWDEVPGIGGSKLILVKIGHSEKGKSHGSINLELHELAHSIDRYLYNEIRHQEDFQKIWKEERGAVFPNNAYFLKYPEEYFAESFAMYHLNEQTNSNLKKNAPKTYAFIQNLK from the coding sequence ATGGTTAAACGAATCATGATGTTCATTTTTTCTATTACTCCTCTCTTTATGTTTCAATCATCGCAACCATCTTATCAAAGTATTCCTTTGAAACATTATGCGAGTGACTCTTCATTTCGACAATTAATGTTTTTGCATTCATTTGACTTGTTAGGGGATATCATTGTTCTACCAAATGAACCATTTGATCATGTAGAAGCTGCTTCCATTATTACGCGGGTTGATCGCCTGCCGGAATCAATGTTATTAAAACTCCGTGAAAAAGAGATTAAAATGAAGTTATTTGAGGGAAAATTAACAGATAATCCAACAGTAAAGCATCTTCGAGGACAAACACCCCGAGGATATGAAAAAATAGGTACGAAGTGGGATGAAGTCCCAGGCATTGGCGGTTCAAAGTTAATTTTAGTTAAGATTGGTCATAGTGAAAAAGGAAAAAGTCACGGTTCTATTAATCTAGAACTTCATGAATTAGCTCATTCAATCGATCGTTATCTTTATAATGAAATCCGTCATCAAGAAGACTTTCAAAAAATTTGGAAGGAGGAAAGAGGAGCGGTTTTCCCTAATAATGCCTATTTTTTAAAATATCCTGAGGAGTATTTTGCTGAGTCGTTTGCGATGTATCATTTAAATGAACAAACTAACAGTAATTTAAAAAAAAATGCGCCTAAAACGTATGCTTTTATACAAAATTTAAAATAG
- a CDS encoding TerD family protein has product MTINLSKGQRIDLTKTNPGLTKIIIGLGWDTNQYDGGHNFDLDASAFLTDENGKVTQDLDFIFYNNFKHSTGCVEHTGDNRTGEGDGDDEQIKINFSKVPSHVHRIAITVTIHDADVRNQNFGQVSNAFVRVVNEDTNQEVLRYDLGEDFSVETAVVICELYRHGSEWKFSAIGSGFQGGLAALCRNFGLQV; this is encoded by the coding sequence GTGACGATTAATTTATCAAAAGGTCAACGAATTGATTTAACAAAAACAAATCCTGGGTTAACAAAAATAATTATTGGTTTAGGATGGGATACAAATCAATATGATGGCGGACACAACTTTGACTTGGATGCTTCAGCATTTTTAACGGATGAAAATGGGAAGGTAACACAAGATTTAGATTTTATTTTTTATAATAATTTTAAGCACTCAACTGGTTGTGTAGAACATACAGGCGATAACCGCACCGGTGAAGGAGATGGGGATGACGAACAAATAAAAATTAATTTTAGTAAAGTGCCATCTCATGTACATCGAATTGCAATTACAGTTACAATACATGATGCAGATGTTCGCAATCAAAACTTTGGGCAAGTTTCAAATGCTTTTGTTCGTGTAGTAAATGAAGATACGAATCAAGAAGTTTTACGTTATGATTTAGGTGAAGATTTTTCAGTAGAAACAGCTGTCGTGATTTGTGAATTATACCGTCATGGTAGCGAATGGAAATTCAGTGCGATTGGCAGCGGATTTCAAGGCGGTTTAGCTGCTCTTTGCCGAAATTTTGGATTGCAAGTTTAA
- a CDS encoding TerD family protein, which produces MAINLTKGQRVDLTKGQPGLSKILIGLGWDPVNGRGGGGFLGSLFGGGSANIDCDASVILLGENDKLRKNNDVVYFVNLKSSDGSVRHTGDNLTGHGDGDDEQIIVDLNKVSSSIQKLVFVVNIYNCVKRKQHFGMIRNAFIRVVNHTNNEELIHYNLTDDYSGKTTLIVGEIYRNGNEWKFAAVGDGTTASTLGETVRSYT; this is translated from the coding sequence TTGGCAATTAATTTAACAAAAGGTCAACGTGTTGACTTAACGAAAGGACAACCTGGATTATCAAAAATATTAATAGGTTTAGGCTGGGACCCTGTTAATGGCCGGGGCGGAGGAGGTTTTCTAGGCTCGCTTTTTGGAGGAGGCTCCGCGAATATTGACTGCGACGCATCGGTAATATTGCTCGGTGAAAACGATAAGCTGAGAAAAAATAATGATGTTGTTTATTTTGTAAATCTCAAAAGCAGTGATGGAAGTGTAAGACATACTGGAGATAACTTAACAGGTCATGGAGATGGAGATGATGAGCAGATCATTGTCGATCTAAATAAAGTATCATCCTCAATCCAAAAGCTTGTCTTTGTCGTAAACATTTATAATTGTGTGAAAAGAAAGCAACATTTTGGAATGATTCGTAATGCGTTCATTCGCGTTGTGAACCATACTAATAACGAAGAACTTATTCATTACAATTTAACAGATGATTATTCTGGAAAAACAACATTGATCGTTGGAGAAATATATCGTAATGGGAATGAATGGAAATTCGCAGCTGTTGGTGATGGAACAACTGCATCAACCCTTGGGGAAACAGTAAGATCTTATACGTAA
- a CDS encoding toxic anion resistance protein, whose amino-acid sequence MNQLQTQEASLVTTNPDDKLTESKVSEIKLALRNEPEVQNLARSIDERDQIQVLEFGKEPAVQISRFSDQILSNMRTTKVEDSGELLKQLGKIMDKFDKKDFEQTSGGLFGKLFKRGEKLVEKLFGKYQTMGQEIDKIYVEISKYQNEMVESTNMLEDMYEQNYQYYLTLEKYVVAGEMKSEELKKNQLPLLESRAANGDQLASMQLDSLKNIIELLDQRVYDLEMAKIVSLQTAPQIRMLQRGNTKLIGKINSAFVTTIPIFKNGLIQAVAAKRQKLVADSMSELDRRTNEMLVRNAQNIAQQSADIARLAGSPSIKIETIEETWNIIMKGMEETKSIEEENKRLREEGTKRLEQLQNNFKNAKI is encoded by the coding sequence ATGAATCAATTGCAAACTCAAGAAGCAAGTTTAGTAACAACAAATCCAGACGATAAATTGACAGAATCAAAAGTATCAGAAATTAAGCTAGCGCTTCGAAACGAGCCTGAAGTACAAAACTTAGCTCGTTCGATTGATGAACGCGATCAAATTCAAGTTCTTGAATTCGGAAAAGAACCAGCAGTTCAAATTTCACGCTTTTCAGATCAAATTCTTTCAAATATGCGAACAACAAAAGTTGAAGACTCTGGAGAGCTGCTAAAGCAACTTGGCAAGATTATGGACAAGTTCGATAAAAAAGATTTTGAACAAACTTCGGGTGGATTGTTTGGGAAGCTTTTTAAACGTGGTGAAAAACTAGTTGAAAAGCTATTTGGAAAATATCAAACGATGGGACAGGAAATCGATAAAATTTATGTAGAGATTTCTAAATATCAAAACGAAATGGTAGAATCAACGAACATGCTCGAAGACATGTATGAGCAAAACTATCAATATTATTTAACATTAGAAAAATATGTCGTAGCAGGTGAAATGAAATCGGAAGAGCTAAAGAAGAACCAATTGCCGCTTTTAGAAAGTCGAGCAGCAAATGGGGATCAGCTAGCATCTATGCAGCTTGATTCATTAAAAAATATTATCGAACTGCTTGATCAACGTGTGTATGATCTAGAAATGGCAAAAATCGTTTCGTTGCAAACTGCACCGCAAATTCGTATGCTTCAACGAGGCAATACGAAATTAATCGGAAAAATTAACTCTGCTTTTGTGACGACAATTCCGATATTTAAAAATGGACTTATTCAAGCTGTTGCCGCTAAACGTCAAAAGCTTGTAGCTGATTCAATGAGTGAGCTTGATCGCCGAACAAATGAAATGCTCGTTCGCAATGCACAAAACATCGCTCAGCAAAGTGCAGACATAGCCAGACTTGCTGGTAGTCCAAGTATTAAAATTGAAACAATCGAAGAAACATGGAACATTATTATGAAAGGAATGGAAGAAACAAAATCCATTGAAGAAGAAAACAAGCGTTTACGTGAAGAAGGAACGAAACGCTTGGAACAGCTGCAAAACAACTTTAAAAATGCAAAAATATAA
- a CDS encoding YceG family protein, with protein sequence MFPSYNQLHTHILPLSYENWLTTLKKSINERPQYKLENGTIHIGQVLVRFLGIPFDEDEYYNNLFEYVRSKDVQLHLLSEESIDKTIDNHQFQAIQKVLQIHREQKLSINRFVAFLDGEQLLLKSSNHAVHRKIRESMIDLLSTFETLENNGLSSSDLRRVLVDVVKWTNNHLKDLLINADPEKEMPKFLWYGEATKSHQYFLYYLMKIGCDIMMFHPDGTDVLQKFDPNQELTFVHTYPEKKEPEPFPTEKRRRTSTVAYRASREIESILNHEGSGLYKPWQLRDYTPSSVTLKTTYDELFLLIKEKAMIRPNFEVKNGEVKIPSIFAKVQGVSKNRKEYWDRIHGVIQLEDCLLIKRFPFTSNINNDFRFHYRNSLDKDGLLNPDKIMNAHFWKYGHLPGGLQKGIANAVKNICRQPHFKPIHQETEEDVKMYLFTQAMQIPASILKLLQKFDYSQDVPKLILYNNELNGTMTRPDAALLLLLNHFGIDIVLYNPPGQNDIENYLDESLYDIHWLEDVVFEQEFKEPSIFKRMFSQNIFKNLRGD encoded by the coding sequence ATGTTTCCATCATACAACCAATTACATACACACATTTTGCCCTTGTCATATGAAAATTGGTTGACTACGTTAAAAAAATCAATTAATGAAAGACCACAATATAAACTAGAAAATGGTACAATCCATATTGGCCAAGTGCTGGTGAGGTTTTTAGGAATCCCCTTTGATGAAGATGAATACTACAACAACTTATTTGAATATGTTCGCTCTAAAGATGTGCAATTGCATTTATTAAGTGAAGAGTCAATTGATAAAACAATTGACAATCATCAATTTCAGGCGATTCAAAAAGTATTGCAAATCCACCGTGAGCAAAAATTATCAATTAATCGTTTTGTTGCCTTTCTTGATGGGGAACAGCTTCTCCTAAAGTCGAGCAACCATGCTGTACATAGAAAGATTCGCGAAAGTATGATTGACCTCTTGTCAACGTTTGAGACTCTTGAAAATAATGGTCTGAGCAGTAGCGATTTACGGCGTGTTCTTGTCGATGTAGTGAAATGGACGAACAATCATTTGAAAGATTTGTTAATTAATGCTGATCCGGAAAAAGAAATGCCCAAATTTCTTTGGTATGGAGAAGCGACGAAAAGTCACCAATATTTTCTCTACTATTTAATGAAAATTGGCTGTGACATCATGATGTTTCATCCTGACGGGACAGATGTTTTACAAAAATTCGATCCAAATCAGGAACTAACATTTGTTCATACATATCCAGAAAAGAAAGAACCTGAGCCGTTTCCAACCGAAAAAAGACGAAGAACTTCTACAGTTGCGTATCGTGCATCTCGCGAAATTGAATCGATCTTAAACCATGAAGGCTCAGGACTTTACAAACCGTGGCAACTGCGTGATTATACTCCATCTTCCGTTACATTAAAAACAACGTATGATGAGTTATTTCTTTTAATTAAAGAAAAGGCAATGATTCGACCGAACTTTGAAGTGAAAAATGGCGAGGTTAAAATCCCTTCAATTTTTGCAAAAGTTCAAGGAGTAAGTAAAAACCGAAAAGAATATTGGGATCGCATTCACGGGGTTATTCAACTGGAAGATTGTCTTTTAATCAAGAGATTTCCATTTACATCAAATATAAATAATGACTTTCGTTTTCATTATCGTAACTCACTTGATAAAGACGGGCTATTAAATCCAGATAAAATAATGAATGCACATTTTTGGAAGTATGGTCATTTACCAGGGGGCTTGCAAAAAGGAATTGCAAATGCAGTCAAAAATATTTGTCGACAGCCTCATTTTAAACCGATCCATCAAGAAACAGAAGAGGATGTCAAAATGTATCTGTTTACCCAAGCAATGCAAATCCCAGCATCAATATTAAAGTTACTGCAGAAATTTGACTACTCGCAAGATGTACCAAAACTGATTCTTTATAATAATGAATTAAATGGAACAATGACGAGACCTGATGCGGCTTTACTGCTTTTATTAAACCATTTTGGAATAGATATTGTACTTTATAATCCGCCGGGTCAAAATGATATCGAAAATTATCTTGATGAATCTTTATATGATATTCATTGGCTTGAAGATGTTGTGTTTGAACAAGAATTTAAAGAACCGTCTATTTTTAAAAGAATGTTTTCTCAAAATATTTTTAAAAACTTAAGAGGTGACTAG
- a CDS encoding HAD family hydrolase — protein MSTHNHHKEAWKSRKIMFASDLDRTIIYSTRALKQYPLLHEKRLISVEKKAGEDTAFMTKKTLNLLLDICNDVLFVPVTTRSIQQFIRLLLFEHGILLPYAITSNGGTVLVEGKLDKQWQDMMTNLLKNTSSPRQEILSLLQKHSLNIEQKIKVVDDLFFYCRIDSPLHIQVHTLNEIVNPYGWNVWLHGKKLYFIPKVVSKGRAVNYIKEKEGITTVLGAGDSLLDEEFLIHCTKGFIPKHGELSKKNTQSLKDYYISETEGIAAGEEIESQILRFISNGNL, from the coding sequence ATGTCGACTCATAATCATCATAAAGAAGCTTGGAAATCAAGAAAAATCATGTTTGCATCTGATCTTGATCGAACAATAATTTATTCAACGCGGGCGTTAAAACAATATCCGTTATTACATGAAAAACGACTTATCTCTGTCGAAAAAAAAGCGGGTGAGGATACCGCCTTTATGACAAAAAAGACATTAAATTTGCTTTTAGATATATGTAATGATGTGCTGTTCGTTCCTGTAACGACAAGATCAATTCAACAATTTATCCGGCTCCTGCTCTTTGAGCACGGAATACTATTACCGTATGCTATAACATCCAATGGAGGTACAGTTCTTGTTGAAGGTAAGCTAGACAAACAATGGCAGGACATGATGACAAACTTATTAAAAAACACTAGCTCTCCAAGACAAGAGATTTTAAGTTTACTGCAAAAACATTCATTGAATATAGAACAAAAAATAAAAGTAGTCGATGATTTGTTTTTCTACTGCCGCATAGACTCACCGTTACATATTCAAGTCCATACGCTTAATGAAATTGTAAATCCATATGGATGGAATGTTTGGCTTCATGGAAAAAAATTATATTTTATTCCGAAAGTCGTGAGTAAAGGGAGAGCGGTTAACTATATAAAAGAGAAAGAAGGGATAACCACAGTGTTAGGGGCTGGAGATTCCCTATTAGATGAAGAATTTTTAATTCATTGTACGAAAGGATTCATACCGAAACACGGGGAACTTTCTAAAAAGAATACACAGTCATTAAAAGATTATTATATTTCAGAAACAGAGGGTATCGCTGCCGGAGAAGAAATTGAAAGCCAAATTTTACGATTTATTTCAAATGGTAATCTTTAA
- a CDS encoding cysteine protease StiP family protein: MNPVFLKPKKIGSYDEKDVIFLLKDLSNYKLEDSTENREKLVQGGQHYSETLPIEYQPPSEYVHLFWKSLNEYKQKLALYVGITAEQIYRLKGKKTVLVSLARAGTPIGILIRRYLEYRYELIVPHYSISIIRDRGIDENAIHYILQRHPGWSIQFIDGWTGKGAISKELTKACQKFKNDYGVTLDDTLAVLADPGYCSTLYGTREDFLIPSACLNSTVSGLVSRTVLNEQLVGPTDYHGAKFYQELMPVDVSNEYIQHIALEFPAVQEAVKKYNETFTQKQAATFQGMEDVKKIQAEFGIESSHFVKPGVGETTRVLLRRVPWKILMKDTNSPYVRHIIMLAEERNVEILH, translated from the coding sequence ATGAATCCAGTATTTTTAAAGCCGAAAAAAATTGGTTCGTATGATGAAAAAGATGTCATTTTTTTATTGAAAGATTTAAGCAATTACAAACTTGAGGATTCTACTGAAAATCGAGAAAAGCTCGTTCAAGGAGGCCAGCATTATAGTGAAACATTACCGATAGAATATCAGCCTCCAAGCGAGTACGTTCATTTATTTTGGAAATCGTTAAATGAATATAAGCAAAAACTAGCATTATATGTTGGAATAACAGCAGAGCAAATTTATCGATTAAAAGGAAAGAAGACTGTACTTGTTTCATTGGCAAGAGCCGGAACGCCAATTGGAATTTTAATTCGCCGCTATCTTGAGTATCGTTATGAGCTCATCGTTCCTCATTATAGTATTTCAATTATTCGTGATCGAGGTATAGATGAAAATGCAATTCACTATATTTTACAACGACACCCCGGCTGGTCGATACAATTTATTGACGGTTGGACAGGAAAAGGTGCGATTTCAAAAGAGCTAACAAAGGCTTGTCAGAAATTTAAAAACGACTATGGTGTGACTCTTGATGACACACTTGCGGTATTAGCGGACCCAGGATATTGTTCAACTCTTTACGGAACTCGTGAAGATTTTCTTATTCCTAGTGCCTGCTTAAATTCGACTGTTTCTGGGCTAGTGAGCAGAACTGTTTTAAACGAGCAATTAGTCGGTCCAACTGATTATCACGGTGCTAAATTTTATCAGGAGTTAATGCCGGTTGATGTATCCAATGAGTACATTCAACATATTGCACTTGAGTTCCCAGCAGTTCAGGAAGCTGTAAAAAAATATAACGAAACATTCACTCAAAAACAAGCTGCAACTTTTCAAGGGATGGAAGACGTGAAAAAAATTCAAGCGGAGTTTGGCATTGAAAGCAGTCATTTTGTAAAGCCAGGTGTTGGTGAAACGACACGTGTATTATTAAGACGAGTTCCTTGGAAAATTTTAATGAAGGATACGAATAGTCCGTATGTTCGCCACATTATTATGTTAGCAGAAGAAAGGAATGTGGAAATCTTACATTAA